In Castanea sativa cultivar Marrone di Chiusa Pesio chromosome 6, ASM4071231v1, a single window of DNA contains:
- the LOC142641707 gene encoding dirigent protein 22-like, whose amino-acid sequence MATKIVILSLMFLLALATSTEASKYQFQNLKETNMMFYMQDWETGANATATPVAGIPHKRWWILGFGTIFATDDKLTVAIERNSSEVGRAHGIYVNSALDGSDLHLLMSLVFTNKEYNGSTLEIQGADRFYQKYREVSVVSGTGIFRLARGFVTLETVYLDIPNSNAIIRWNVTVFHY is encoded by the coding sequence ATGGCTACCAAAATTGTCATATTGTCCTTAATGTTCCTCCTAGCTCTAGCCACATCCACTGAAGCCTCAAAGTACCAGTTCCAAAACCTCAAAGAAACCAACATGATGTTCTACATGCAAGACTGGGAGACTGGCGCCAATGCCACCGCCACCCCAGTCGCTGGCATCCCTCACAAGCGGTGGTGGATCCTTGGGTTTGGAACAATCTTTGCCACCGACGACAAGTTGACAGTGGCTATTGAAAGGAACTCATCTGAGGTCGGGAGGGCTCATGGCATTTATGTGAACTCGGCATTGGACGGCTCTGATTTGCACCTATTGATGTCCCTTGTGTTCACCAACAAGGAGTACAATGGTAGCACTCTTGAAATACAAGGGGCAGACAGGTTTTACCAAAAGTATAGAGAGGTATCTGTGGTTTCAGGAACTGGAATATTCAGGTTGGCTCGTGGTTTTGTTACTCTAGAGACTGTTTACTTAGACATACCCAATTCTAATGCAATCATCAGGTGGAATGTTACAGTTTTCCACTATTAA